The following coding sequences lie in one bacterium genomic window:
- a CDS encoding SpoIIE family protein phosphatase — translation MEKPVIKDKLLIFFVLLLFASGLALNSFLYYAKLRFGWGVMLNELLNISVLSLILYTSFKTSKFEDISITQKLRLSLLLVILIYVVGYACVAAVQPEFITPRYAGGFVMKPNSWAAVMVANIIGMVALACLCVCLAILRSLIFYRRKKNTPTNFYIFLFFGALTMLSSAMAGKPLKYDLASNHLMTSMLLVVTTVFMTINVFRVGWITVLNRRQKFLTFLGGILFTMVGAGLLAAEVGAGVTFADMVNSYSLMAGSFLFLMTIFIFLYSLITTINALLHLPTAAIYDKKVREINSFYNLSRTINSLFDFDKIVTTVTELVCDATSANGCWLEMANVKNPTARYQFDFVALKAREGFTVHFLELSFKKYLHKDKTSAMIPSNDQDYLSYMAQPVESILHDKKPVLVNQVKRDKRTKDLKRSPIESLIAVPIISYDEVIGIIYAVKSVQFGFDQDDAAIISAFANQTSMAIENTRLLKESLEKERLAQELRIAHEVQMRLIPQEIPRIHNSEKTVMLDIGATTLPASEVGGDYYDFVLLPDTRTGIVVADVSGKGTSAAFYMAEIKGIIQSLAGHYPSPKELLIAVNDVLYCSMDRKSFITLIYADFNVHTGELHFARAGHCPLLHVNSNEHHFLQPSGIGLGLDNGRIFKETIEDVKVKVRHDDIFVLYSDGLIEARNIHGDEFGEDRLCESVERVREHAAEFIKESIVNDVRTFVGNAKVHDDLTCVVLKVHNVNKENEPKTPTATLIQKSLKV, via the coding sequence ATGGAAAAACCGGTCATCAAAGACAAACTTCTGATTTTTTTCGTCCTCCTGCTTTTTGCTTCCGGGTTGGCGCTCAATTCGTTTTTGTACTACGCCAAGTTGCGTTTCGGCTGGGGCGTAATGCTGAACGAACTGCTCAACATAAGCGTCCTTTCTCTCATATTATATACCTCGTTTAAAACATCGAAATTCGAAGACATCAGCATCACGCAAAAACTACGGTTGAGTTTGCTGCTGGTCATTTTGATTTATGTGGTCGGTTATGCCTGCGTGGCCGCAGTACAACCCGAATTCATTACGCCGCGGTATGCGGGTGGGTTTGTGATGAAGCCGAATTCCTGGGCGGCCGTGATGGTGGCGAATATTATCGGTATGGTCGCACTGGCCTGTCTGTGCGTCTGTCTGGCTATTCTGCGATCGCTTATTTTTTACCGCCGCAAAAAAAATACGCCGACGAATTTCTATATATTTTTGTTCTTTGGTGCGCTGACGATGTTGTCTTCGGCGATGGCAGGAAAACCGCTTAAATATGATCTTGCTTCCAATCACCTGATGACGTCGATGCTGCTTGTAGTGACGACCGTTTTCATGACGATCAATGTATTCAGAGTAGGCTGGATCACGGTGTTGAACCGGCGGCAGAAATTTCTCACGTTTCTCGGTGGCATTTTATTTACCATGGTCGGGGCGGGCTTGCTGGCCGCGGAAGTCGGAGCGGGCGTAACCTTCGCCGATATGGTCAATTCGTATAGTCTTATGGCCGGTTCGTTTTTATTTTTGATGACGATTTTTATTTTCCTCTACAGCCTGATCACGACGATCAATGCCTTGCTGCATCTGCCGACGGCGGCGATTTATGATAAAAAAGTACGCGAAATCAATTCGTTTTATAACCTCAGCCGCACGATCAATTCGCTGTTTGATTTCGATAAAATCGTTACGACGGTGACGGAACTGGTTTGCGATGCGACCAGCGCCAACGGGTGCTGGCTTGAGATGGCCAACGTCAAGAATCCTACTGCACGGTATCAATTTGATTTTGTTGCACTCAAAGCGCGCGAAGGATTTACCGTACATTTTCTTGAACTCAGTTTCAAAAAATATCTGCACAAAGATAAAACGTCAGCCATGATTCCGTCCAACGATCAGGATTATCTGTCGTATATGGCGCAACCGGTCGAGTCCATTTTGCACGATAAAAAGCCGGTCTTGGTCAATCAGGTCAAACGGGACAAACGGACGAAAGATCTCAAACGTTCGCCGATCGAATCGCTCATCGCCGTTCCGATTATTTCTTACGATGAAGTGATCGGGATTATTTACGCGGTGAAATCGGTCCAATTCGGTTTCGATCAGGATGACGCGGCGATCATTTCGGCCTTTGCGAATCAAACGTCGATGGCTATCGAGAATACGCGCCTCCTCAAAGAGTCTTTGGAAAAAGAGCGGTTGGCCCAGGAACTCCGTATTGCACATGAAGTACAAATGCGTTTGATACCGCAGGAAATTCCGCGTATCCACAATTCAGAAAAAACCGTAATGTTGGACATTGGGGCGACAACGTTACCGGCCAGCGAAGTCGGAGGCGATTATTATGACTTTGTCTTGCTGCCGGATACGCGAACAGGGATTGTTGTGGCGGACGTTTCCGGCAAAGGTACTTCGGCGGCATTTTATATGGCCGAAATCAAAGGGATTATCCAATCGCTTGCCGGGCATTATCCTTCGCCGAAAGAATTGCTGATTGCCGTGAACGATGTACTGTACTGCAGCATGGACCGGAAATCGTTTATCACGCTCATTTACGCCGATTTCAACGTGCATACAGGCGAATTGCATTTTGCACGGGCTGGGCATTGTCCACTTCTGCATGTCAATTCGAATGAACACCATTTCCTGCAGCCGAGCGGTATCGGTCTCGGTCTGGATAACGGCCGAATTTTCAAAGAAACCATTGAAGATGTAAAAGTCAAAGTACGGCATGACGATATTTTTGTGTTGTATTCCGACGGGCTCATCGAAGCGCGTAACATCCATGGCGATGAATTCGGGGAAGATCGTTTGTGTGAGTCCGTGGAGCGTGTACGCGAACATGCGGCTGAATTCATTAAGGAATCGATAGTCAATGACGTGCGTACGTTTGTCGGTAATGCCAAAGTGCACGACGATCTGACTTGTGTAGTATTGAAAGTGCATAACGTTAATAAGGAAAACGAACCCAAAACGCCGACGGCTACGTTGATTCAAAAATCGTTGAAAGTATAA
- a CDS encoding STAS domain-containing protein, producing the protein MNGFEVVRKDLADVSTLFLKGYLDAHTYPQFESALQKLMDEKRFKIIVNFSDLSYISSAGLGVFMGFIETVRENAGDIKLCAMSPKVFKVFDLLGFPTIYDIVNDETQAHQKFSDGSRTN; encoded by the coding sequence ATGAATGGATTTGAGGTAGTACGCAAAGATCTGGCGGACGTTTCAACCCTTTTTCTGAAAGGGTATCTTGACGCCCATACGTACCCGCAATTCGAATCCGCGCTGCAGAAATTGATGGATGAAAAACGGTTTAAGATCATTGTCAATTTCAGCGATTTGAGCTACATCTCGAGCGCAGGACTCGGCGTATTTATGGGATTCATCGAAACCGTTCGCGAAAATGCCGGTGACATCAAATTGTGCGCCATGTCGCCGAAAGTTTTCAAAGTATTTGACCTGCTCGGATTTCCGACGATTTATGATATTGTCAATGATGAGACGCAGGCTCATCAGAAATTTTCCGATGGCAGCAGAACGAATTAG